The Agromyces mangrovi genome contains a region encoding:
- a CDS encoding alpha/beta hydrolase: MKTTPVEFFSEGDRIAGLWRTPDGDGPFRAIVQGPGWLGLKDAKLYVRYHEALVAAGFGVLVFDYRGFGDSGGDRGILSPVRQLQDLVNAVTYLTIRDDVIADAIGVFGTGGTGGGNAVLLADADPRVRAAVSQVPVADGADWLHRMRPEHEWLSFLAGLEEDCRARVATGTGRLVHPREEIMVPTPERRATKIKADVDDRIPSAVPLSAADEILVYRPIDAAERLTTPLLVIGVEGDATTPTDHAERLYEAAQGPKQLIMQRHTTHYAAYDRYWTQTTPRIVDWLDRHVQPSDVVVRTAAADGAAETTEHMEAPQ; this comes from the coding sequence ATGAAGACCACCCCGGTCGAGTTCTTCAGCGAGGGGGACCGCATCGCCGGCCTCTGGCGCACGCCCGACGGCGACGGGCCGTTCCGCGCGATCGTGCAGGGGCCGGGCTGGCTCGGCCTCAAGGACGCCAAGCTCTACGTGCGCTACCACGAGGCCCTCGTGGCGGCCGGCTTCGGCGTGCTCGTGTTCGACTACCGCGGGTTCGGCGACTCGGGCGGCGACCGCGGCATCCTCTCGCCGGTCCGGCAGCTCCAGGACCTGGTCAACGCCGTCACCTACCTCACCATCCGCGACGACGTGATCGCCGACGCGATCGGCGTCTTCGGCACCGGCGGCACCGGCGGCGGCAACGCCGTGCTCCTCGCCGACGCCGACCCCCGCGTGCGCGCCGCTGTCAGCCAGGTGCCCGTCGCCGACGGCGCCGACTGGCTGCACCGCATGCGCCCCGAGCACGAGTGGCTCTCGTTCCTCGCCGGCCTCGAGGAGGACTGCCGGGCGCGGGTCGCGACGGGCACCGGCCGCCTGGTGCACCCGCGCGAGGAGATCATGGTGCCGACGCCCGAGCGTCGCGCGACCAAGATCAAGGCCGACGTCGACGACCGCATCCCGAGCGCCGTGCCGCTCTCGGCCGCCGACGAGATCCTCGTCTACCGCCCCATCGACGCGGCAGAACGCCTCACCACCCCGCTGCTCGTGATCGGCGTCGAGGGCGACGCGACGACGCCCACCGACCACGCCGAGCGCCTCTACGAAGCCGCGCAGGGCCCGAAGCAGCTCATCATGCAGCGGCACACCACCCACTACGCGGCGTACGACCGCTACTGGACCCAGACGACCCCCCGCATCGTCGACTGGCTCGACCGCCACGTGCAGCCGAGCGACGTCGTCGTGCGCACCGCGGCCGCCGACGGCGCGGCCGAGACCACCGAGCACATGGAGGCACCCCAGTGA
- a CDS encoding NAD(P)-binding domain-containing protein: MTLVDLMPPATTRPRLDALPVAIIGAGPIGLAAAAELHARDIPFTVLEAGPRVGDGIRSWGHVRLFSSWALLVDPAAGELLDAAGWAAPNPARLPTGDQFVDDYLEPLAALPALAPHIRTGVEVLAVSREGMDRTRTTGRAAAPFVLRTRDASGDVEEVRARAVIDASGTIRTPNRLGSNGLDPLGATDVADRIVPPLPDVLGRDRARFAGRRTLVVGAGHSAAHTLLALVDLAREEPGTSVTWAIRSAHAVRLTSSDDDGLPARASIGQHVDNAVDAGAIALLDRFEIVRLGASATGSIEVTGSRVGDLVTHEFDLVVNATGFRPDLEMLREIRLELDDVVEAPRRLAPLIDPNVHTCGTVEPHGYAELAHPEPGFFLAGMKSYGRAPTFLAATGYEQVRSIAAWLAGDAAGAASVELVLPATGACSTDGSAGGCC, encoded by the coding sequence ATGACCCTCGTCGACCTCATGCCACCCGCCACGACCCGGCCCCGCCTCGACGCCCTGCCGGTCGCGATCATCGGCGCGGGCCCCATCGGGCTCGCCGCCGCCGCCGAACTGCACGCCCGCGACATCCCGTTCACGGTGCTCGAGGCCGGTCCGCGCGTCGGCGACGGCATCCGCTCGTGGGGGCACGTGCGGCTCTTCTCCTCGTGGGCGCTGCTGGTCGACCCGGCCGCCGGCGAGCTGCTCGACGCCGCCGGCTGGGCCGCGCCGAACCCCGCGCGCCTGCCCACCGGCGACCAGTTCGTCGACGACTACCTCGAGCCGCTCGCGGCCCTCCCTGCGCTGGCCCCGCACATCCGCACCGGCGTCGAGGTGCTCGCCGTGAGCCGCGAGGGCATGGACCGCACCCGCACCACCGGTCGCGCCGCCGCGCCGTTCGTGCTGCGCACCCGCGACGCGTCCGGGGATGTCGAGGAGGTGCGCGCCCGTGCCGTGATCGACGCCTCGGGCACGATCCGCACCCCGAACCGGCTCGGCTCGAACGGCCTCGACCCGCTCGGCGCGACCGACGTCGCCGACCGTATCGTCCCGCCGCTGCCCGACGTGCTCGGCCGCGACCGCGCGCGCTTCGCAGGCCGCCGCACGCTCGTCGTCGGCGCCGGGCACTCGGCGGCGCACACGCTGCTCGCCCTGGTCGACCTCGCCCGCGAGGAGCCTGGCACGTCGGTCACGTGGGCGATCCGCTCCGCCCACGCCGTGCGCCTCACGTCGAGCGACGACGACGGCCTGCCCGCGCGCGCCAGCATCGGCCAGCACGTCGACAACGCGGTCGACGCCGGCGCGATCGCGCTGCTCGACCGGTTCGAGATCGTGCGCCTCGGGGCATCCGCCACCGGCTCCATCGAAGTCACCGGCTCGCGCGTCGGCGACCTCGTGACCCACGAGTTCGACCTCGTCGTCAACGCGACCGGGTTCCGACCCGACCTCGAGATGCTCCGCGAGATCCGCCTCGAGCTCGACGACGTGGTCGAGGCGCCGAGGCGCCTGGCCCCGCTGATCGACCCGAACGTGCACACCTGCGGCACGGTCGAGCCGCACGGATACGCCGAGCTGGCACACCCGGAGCCCGGCTTCTTCCTCGCCGGCATGAAGAGCTACGGTCGCGCGCCGACCTTCCTCGCCGCGACCGGCTACGAGCAAGTGCGCTCGATCGCCGCGTGGCTCGCAGGCGATGCCGCCGGTGCCGCGTCGGTCGAGCTCGTGCTGCCGGCGACGGGCGCCTGCTCGACCGACGGCTCGGCGGGCGGATGCTGCTGA
- a CDS encoding dihydroorotase, giving the protein MSIDLRIAGGVVMTPSGPTTADVLVADGRIAGIVGSDVAIESDRTIDATGRLVLPGMVDVHVHTREPGYEHKDDILTTTQQAAAGGVTTIFGMPNLQPPTTDVATLTDVFERYDRTSIVDWNHNPAPTKPAEIQGMSDMGIRAYKIYMVVDTGRTYPHPAGTGMHDHGHLLQIMDEIVGTGKRFIIHPHDQALMDYIEGQYLARGDNTPEGYASAYAAREGVIWDTAIDVVLRLAEASGCPVHIAHIQTRRSIEAVRRAKAAGVDVTCEVNHWAPFLSTWEDVQVLGPYALSYWVPDDNRAAVWEGMRDGTIDIASSDHAPHTREEKEIGWTEMWSAHTGTPGIQYYYELMLDAVNRGELTLQRAIDMVATVPAAKFGLAGVKGSLVVGADADLVIADMAHEWTITNDDVMSKTGWTPTTAARSARASSAPSCAAATSTPTAPSSASPGTACSPPPATTPRLLPPSTRPTWPGRT; this is encoded by the coding sequence GTGAGCATCGACCTCAGGATCGCCGGCGGCGTCGTGATGACGCCCTCCGGCCCCACCACCGCCGACGTCCTCGTCGCCGACGGCCGCATCGCGGGCATCGTCGGCAGCGACGTGGCGATCGAGTCGGACCGCACGATCGACGCGACCGGCCGGCTCGTGCTGCCCGGCATGGTCGACGTGCACGTGCACACCCGCGAGCCGGGCTACGAGCACAAGGACGACATCCTCACCACCACGCAGCAGGCCGCGGCCGGCGGGGTCACGACCATCTTCGGCATGCCGAACCTGCAGCCGCCGACCACCGACGTCGCGACCCTCACCGACGTGTTCGAGCGCTACGACCGCACCTCGATCGTCGACTGGAACCACAACCCGGCACCCACGAAGCCGGCCGAGATCCAGGGCATGTCCGACATGGGCATCCGCGCCTACAAGATCTACATGGTGGTCGACACGGGCCGCACCTACCCGCACCCCGCCGGCACCGGCATGCACGACCACGGCCACCTACTGCAGATCATGGACGAGATCGTCGGCACGGGGAAGCGGTTCATCATCCACCCGCACGACCAAGCGCTGATGGACTACATCGAGGGCCAGTACCTCGCCCGCGGCGACAACACCCCCGAGGGCTACGCGTCGGCGTACGCGGCACGCGAGGGCGTCATCTGGGACACGGCGATCGACGTCGTGCTGCGTCTGGCCGAGGCATCCGGATGCCCCGTGCACATCGCGCACATCCAGACCCGGCGCTCGATCGAGGCCGTGCGTCGCGCCAAGGCCGCGGGCGTCGACGTCACCTGCGAGGTGAACCACTGGGCGCCGTTCCTCTCCACCTGGGAGGACGTGCAGGTGCTCGGGCCCTACGCCCTGTCGTACTGGGTGCCCGACGACAACCGCGCCGCCGTCTGGGAGGGCATGCGCGACGGCACGATCGACATCGCCAGCTCCGACCACGCGCCGCACACGCGCGAGGAGAAGGAGATCGGCTGGACCGAGATGTGGAGCGCCCACACCGGCACGCCGGGCATCCAGTACTACTACGAGCTCATGCTCGACGCCGTCAACCGCGGCGAGCTCACCCTCCAGCGCGCGATCGACATGGTCGCGACGGTGCCGGCCGCGAAGTTCGGCCTCGCGGGCGTCAAGGGATCGCTCGTCGTCGGCGCCGACGCCGACCTCGTGATCGCCGACATGGCGCACGAGTGGACCATCACCAACGACGACGTCATGTCGAAGACCGGATGGACCCCTACGACGGCCGCACGATCAGCGCGCGCATCGAGCGCACCATCGTGCGCGGCCGCGACGTCTACGCCGACGGCGCCGTCGTCGGCGAGCCCGGGTACGGCGTGCTCGCCGCCGCCCGCAACGACCCCGCGGCTGCTGCCGCCGAGCACACGGCCGACCTGGCCGGGAAGGACCTGA
- a CDS encoding ABC transporter ATP-binding protein, which yields MTRTTPDARTPARRTPDLLRESSRSVGIRGSEAALHDDSVNPAGREAGLAGERVRFARGERLIVDDVDITVPVGQVGALVGPNGAGKSTLLHLVAGLQRADAGAVRFGDRDLSTLRRRHRARVIALAEQEVRDEPGLRVHEVVALGRTPHLGAFQGLGEFDRALVQRCIDDAGLAHLADREYGTLSGGERQRVNLARALAQEPALLLLDEPTNHLDIRAQLTTLSLLGELARGGLTVLAALHDLGLAAAYADHVVVLHAGRVVAAGPAAETLTPDLILDVWGVRADVLEHPRTGRPLIAYVDDRD from the coding sequence ATGACCCGCACGACGCCCGACGCCCGCACCCCCGCGCGCCGCACCCCTGACCTCCTCCGCGAGTCGTCACGAAGTGTCGGAATCCGCGGGTCCGAAGCGGCACTTCATGACGACTCGGTGAACCCGGCGGGCCGGGAGGCGGGGCTCGCGGGCGAGCGGGTGCGGTTCGCGCGCGGCGAGCGACTCATCGTCGACGACGTCGACATCACGGTGCCGGTCGGGCAGGTCGGCGCGCTCGTCGGCCCGAACGGGGCCGGCAAGTCGACGCTGCTGCACCTGGTCGCGGGGCTCCAGCGAGCGGATGCGGGTGCCGTGCGCTTCGGCGACCGCGACCTGTCGACGCTGCGACGCCGCCACCGCGCCAGGGTGATCGCGCTCGCCGAGCAGGAGGTGCGCGACGAGCCGGGCCTGCGCGTGCACGAGGTCGTCGCCCTCGGCCGCACCCCGCACCTGGGTGCGTTCCAGGGGCTCGGCGAGTTCGACCGCGCGCTCGTCCAGCGCTGCATCGACGACGCCGGGCTCGCCCACCTCGCCGACCGCGAGTACGGCACCCTCTCGGGCGGCGAGCGCCAGCGGGTGAACCTCGCCCGCGCCCTCGCGCAGGAGCCCGCGCTGCTGCTGCTCGACGAGCCGACGAACCACCTCGACATCCGTGCGCAGCTCACAACGCTCTCACTGCTCGGCGAGCTCGCGCGCGGCGGGCTCACGGTGCTCGCCGCCCTGCACGACCTCGGCCTCGCCGCCGCCTACGCCGACCACGTCGTGGTGCTGCACGCGGGCCGTGTCGTCGCCGCCGGCCCGGCCGCCGAGACCCTCACGCCCGACCTGATCCTCGACGTGTGGGGCGTGCGCGCCGACGTGCTCGAGCATCCCCGCACCGGCCGCCCCCTCATCGCCTACGTCGACGACCGCGACTGA
- a CDS encoding ABC transporter ATP-binding protein: MADLAIDTGGLTKRFRRQVAVDGIDLAVPRGAVYGFLGPNGSGKTTTIRMLLGLVGATAGGMRVLGEDMPSSTSTVLPRVGALVEGPAFAPFLSGAANLERLDTADRSAPGATRRARVASALERVGLAHAARKKAHAYSLGMKQRLGLAGALLMPRELLVLDEPTNGLDPQGTREVRALIRSFAEDGTTVFVSSHLLAEVEQLCTHVGVMSAGRLVAQGPLDAFRDGGAARVHLRTPDAGPAQRVLDRLGLTAADAPEPAVHADGAELVATLPDDVRAEEVVAALVADGVRVRGFDVRHASLEERFVALTGEGFEVAR; the protein is encoded by the coding sequence GTGGCCGACCTCGCGATCGACACCGGCGGTCTCACGAAGCGCTTCCGCCGCCAGGTCGCCGTCGATGGCATCGACCTGGCCGTGCCGCGCGGCGCCGTGTACGGGTTCCTCGGGCCGAACGGGTCGGGCAAGACCACGACGATCCGGATGCTGCTGGGCCTCGTCGGCGCGACTGCCGGCGGCATGCGGGTGCTCGGCGAGGACATGCCGTCGTCGACCTCGACCGTGCTGCCCCGCGTCGGTGCCCTCGTCGAGGGGCCGGCGTTCGCACCGTTCCTCTCGGGCGCCGCGAACCTCGAGCGCCTCGACACGGCCGACCGCTCGGCGCCGGGTGCGACGCGGCGCGCCCGCGTGGCATCCGCCCTCGAACGCGTCGGACTCGCGCACGCCGCCCGCAAGAAGGCGCACGCCTACTCGCTCGGCATGAAGCAGCGCCTCGGCCTCGCCGGCGCCCTGCTCATGCCCCGCGAACTGCTCGTGCTCGACGAGCCGACCAACGGACTCGACCCGCAGGGCACGCGCGAGGTGCGCGCGCTGATCCGCTCGTTCGCCGAGGACGGCACGACCGTGTTCGTGTCGAGCCACCTGCTCGCCGAGGTCGAGCAGCTCTGCACGCACGTCGGCGTGATGAGCGCCGGGCGGCTGGTCGCGCAGGGTCCGCTCGACGCGTTCCGCGACGGCGGTGCGGCGCGCGTGCACCTGCGCACGCCCGACGCCGGCCCGGCGCAGCGCGTGCTCGACCGGCTCGGGCTGACGGCGGCGGATGCCCCTGAGCCGGCCGTGCATGCGGACGGCGCCGAGCTCGTGGCGACGCTGCCCGACGACGTGCGTGCGGAGGAGGTCGTCGCCGCACTCGTCGCGGACGGCGTGCGCGTGCGCGGGTTCGACGTGCGGCACGCGAGCCTCGAGGAGCGGTTCGTGGCCCTCACCGGAGAGGGGTTCGAGGTTGCGCGCTGA
- a CDS encoding LLM class flavin-dependent oxidoreductase, whose protein sequence is MKFGLLLPHFGEQASREKLLEGSKLAEAKGFDSVWVRDHLVFEPHGEMEKPNRTFYDALTTLTAIGAVTEKLELGTGSLIPFRHPLVTALMAGTITQLVGPRLILGFGAGTFDHEFEAIGWGDLDRVEAVRSNAEILKRVFTENDVTYDDGIFSFENVTIEPKPVGGRVPFWYCGATPRSARLAAEYADGWMPGRISLATMDRRIQKMREMTDASGRPMPTVAVIPPTSIEETREEALQHVNVPGLLAWANKAKFAVKPPRVPSRPSRTWRASSSSATRTRPSRRSGSSRRWASSTWCSTSGSSSTDSSSRSSSSAARCCRSCADAGTRGADQ, encoded by the coding sequence ATGAAATTCGGACTGCTGCTGCCCCACTTCGGCGAACAGGCCAGCCGCGAGAAGCTCCTCGAGGGCTCCAAGCTCGCCGAGGCCAAGGGCTTCGACTCCGTCTGGGTGCGCGACCACCTGGTCTTCGAGCCGCACGGCGAGATGGAGAAGCCCAACCGCACCTTCTACGACGCGCTCACGACGCTCACCGCGATCGGCGCCGTCACCGAGAAGCTCGAGCTGGGCACCGGCTCGCTCATCCCGTTCCGCCACCCGCTCGTCACCGCGCTCATGGCCGGCACGATCACGCAGCTCGTCGGGCCGCGCCTCATCCTCGGCTTCGGTGCCGGCACGTTCGACCACGAGTTCGAGGCGATCGGCTGGGGCGACCTCGACCGCGTGGAGGCGGTGCGCTCGAACGCCGAGATCCTGAAGCGCGTGTTCACCGAGAACGACGTGACCTACGACGACGGCATCTTCTCGTTCGAGAACGTGACGATCGAGCCGAAGCCCGTCGGCGGCCGCGTGCCGTTCTGGTACTGCGGCGCGACCCCGCGCTCGGCCCGTCTCGCGGCCGAGTACGCCGACGGGTGGATGCCCGGACGCATCTCGCTCGCGACGATGGACCGCCGCATCCAGAAGATGCGCGAGATGACGGATGCCTCGGGCCGGCCCATGCCGACCGTCGCCGTGATCCCCCCGACGTCGATCGAGGAGACCCGCGAGGAGGCCCTGCAGCACGTCAACGTGCCGGGCCTGCTCGCGTGGGCCAACAAGGCCAAGTTCGCGGTCAAGCCCCCTCGGGTACCTTCGAGACCGTCGAGGACCTGGAGGGCCAGCTCATCGTCGGCAACCCGGACGAGGCCGTCGAGGAGATCAGGAAGTTCCAGGCGCTGGGCGTCGAGCACCTGGTGTTCGACTTCCGGTTCAAGTTCGACCGATTCTTCGAGCAGATCGAGCTCCTCGGCAGCGAGGTGCTGCCGAAGCTGCGCTGACGCCGGAACCCGAGGAGCCGACCAATGA
- a CDS encoding aquaporin has protein sequence MNAASARRLTAEFLGSAGLATVVIGSGIMGASLTDDTGLALLINSIATAFGLAVLILAYQTVSGAHFNPVVSLVDAALGYRGWGDVARYIPAQVIGCLAGAVVANLMFALPAATWSTTDRATPAHLLAEVVATAGLVGLIFALARTGRAAWAGPAVGAYIGAAYFFTSSTSFANPAITVGRMISDTFAGIAPASVLPYIGAQLVGAAIALVVVRFLFPKPLPHAA, from the coding sequence GTGAACGCGGCATCCGCCCGCCGTCTCACCGCGGAGTTCCTGGGCAGCGCCGGGCTCGCGACCGTCGTGATCGGCTCCGGCATCATGGGCGCCTCGCTCACCGACGACACCGGGCTCGCGCTGCTGATCAACTCGATCGCGACCGCGTTCGGGCTCGCCGTACTGATCCTCGCGTACCAGACCGTCAGCGGCGCGCACTTCAACCCCGTGGTCTCGCTCGTCGACGCGGCGCTGGGGTACCGCGGCTGGGGCGACGTGGCGCGGTACATCCCGGCGCAGGTGATCGGATGCCTCGCCGGCGCCGTCGTCGCCAACCTCATGTTCGCGCTGCCCGCCGCCACCTGGAGCACGACCGATCGCGCGACGCCCGCGCACCTGCTCGCCGAGGTCGTCGCGACCGCCGGGCTCGTCGGCCTCATCTTCGCGCTCGCCCGCACGGGACGCGCCGCGTGGGCCGGGCCGGCGGTCGGCGCGTACATCGGTGCGGCGTACTTCTTCACGTCGTCGACGAGCTTCGCGAACCCGGCGATCACGGTCGGCCGCATGATCTCGGACACGTTCGCGGGCATCGCCCCGGCATCCGTGCTGCCCTACATCGGCGCGCAGCTCGTGGGCGCGGCGATCGCGCTCGTCGTCGTGCGCTTCCTCTTCCCGAAGCCGCTGCCGCACGCCGCCTGA
- a CDS encoding putative F420-0 ABC transporter substrate-binding protein, which produces MGRVADVRRIRTPGALCSAPYRPGRPHARCIRLPRRALAATLPLAALLLAGCATSAAPAETAEPDAATATGYPLTIDNCGTEVTFDAAPERVVTVKSSTYELMLALGLGDRIVGVAFTDGPVPEAYSGLSDEIPVLSDRVPSQEVTLAAEPDLVFAGWESNFSADGAGERDTLEQLGVHTYVAPAACKAEGYMPDPLTFDEVFAEFAEAGEIFGVPAAAEGLVAGQQAALDEIVPNDDGLTALWYSSGDDTPYVGAGIGAPQMIMDAAGLTNIAADVHDTWTSMGWEAIVDAEPDVIVLVDAAWNTADQKIALLEQNPATAALPAVQQQRYVVVDFPATEAGVRNVSAVESIVAQLEELG; this is translated from the coding sequence TTGGGTCGAGTCGCCGACGTTCGTCGGATCCGTACACCTGGCGCGCTGTGCAGCGCGCCGTACCGACCCGGAAGGCCCCATGCCCGCTGCATCCGTCTCCCCCGCCGCGCCCTCGCCGCGACCCTGCCCCTGGCAGCCCTGCTGCTCGCCGGCTGCGCGACCTCCGCAGCCCCCGCCGAGACCGCCGAGCCCGACGCCGCCACCGCCACCGGCTACCCGCTCACGATCGACAACTGCGGCACCGAGGTGACCTTCGACGCCGCCCCCGAGCGCGTGGTCACGGTGAAGTCGTCGACCTACGAGCTGATGCTCGCGCTCGGCCTCGGCGACCGCATCGTCGGCGTCGCCTTCACCGACGGTCCGGTGCCGGAGGCGTACTCGGGGCTGTCCGACGAGATCCCCGTGCTGAGCGACCGCGTGCCGTCGCAGGAGGTCACCCTCGCCGCCGAGCCCGACCTGGTCTTCGCCGGGTGGGAGTCGAACTTCTCGGCCGACGGCGCAGGCGAGCGCGACACGCTCGAGCAGCTCGGCGTGCACACCTACGTGGCCCCCGCCGCGTGCAAGGCCGAGGGCTACATGCCCGACCCGCTCACGTTCGACGAGGTGTTCGCCGAGTTCGCCGAGGCGGGCGAGATCTTCGGAGTGCCCGCCGCGGCCGAGGGCCTCGTCGCGGGCCAGCAGGCCGCGCTCGACGAGATCGTGCCGAACGACGACGGGCTCACCGCGCTCTGGTACAGCTCGGGCGACGACACCCCCTACGTCGGCGCGGGCATCGGCGCACCGCAGATGATCATGGATGCCGCGGGCCTCACGAACATCGCCGCCGACGTGCACGACACCTGGACCTCGATGGGCTGGGAGGCGATCGTCGACGCCGAGCCCGACGTGATCGTGCTCGTCGACGCCGCCTGGAACACCGCCGACCAGAAGATCGCGCTGCTCGAGCAGAACCCCGCGACCGCCGCGCTCCCCGCCGTGCAGCAGCAGCGCTACGTGGTGGTCGACTTCCCCGCGACCGAGGCGGGCGTGCGCAACGTCAGCGCGGTCGAGTCGATCGTCGCGCAGCTCGAGGAGCTCGGGTAG
- a CDS encoding uridine kinase — MTELSAQRRQALDALADEFLLLTPRGRRMIGIDGPKGAGKSRFAHDLADVLRERGVEVVEASHDDFARPSAERWARGRHSAWGNYHDTFDDGALRRELIEPFRVRAADASPQPPFRTRVFDLATDLPVDEPARTAGPEAVLVVDGAFLHRPELRGVWHFSVWLDVDPAERARRLAARDGLSTDPDDPLAARYAGAHDLYLDDAHPNTAATAIVDNTDPDAPQRRFADYCVVPPRAR, encoded by the coding sequence GTGACCGAGCTCTCCGCGCAGCGCCGGCAGGCGCTCGACGCCCTCGCCGACGAGTTCCTCCTGCTCACGCCCCGCGGCCGCCGCATGATCGGCATCGACGGCCCGAAGGGTGCGGGCAAGTCGCGCTTCGCGCACGACCTCGCCGACGTGCTGCGCGAGCGCGGCGTCGAGGTGGTCGAGGCCTCGCACGACGACTTCGCCCGGCCGAGCGCCGAGCGCTGGGCGCGCGGCCGCCACTCCGCGTGGGGCAACTACCACGACACGTTCGACGACGGCGCGCTCCGGCGCGAGTTGATCGAGCCGTTCCGGGTTCGGGCGGCGGATGCCTCGCCGCAGCCGCCGTTCCGCACCCGCGTGTTCGACCTGGCGACCGACCTGCCCGTGGACGAGCCCGCCCGCACTGCCGGCCCCGAGGCGGTGCTCGTGGTGGACGGCGCCTTCCTGCACCGCCCCGAGCTGCGCGGCGTCTGGCACTTCTCGGTCTGGCTCGACGTCGACCCCGCCGAGCGCGCCCGGCGCCTCGCGGCGCGCGACGGACTCTCCACCGACCCCGACGACCCGCTCGCCGCCCGCTATGCCGGCGCGCACGACCTGTACCTCGACGACGCGCACCCCAACACGGCCGCGACCGCGATCGTCGACAACACCGACCCGGATGCCCCGCAGCGCCGCTTCGCCGACTACTGCGTGGTGCCGCCCCGCGCCCGCTGA
- a CDS encoding ArsR/SmtB family transcription factor has protein sequence MSVGGDSAASAAACCAPLVTEPLGHDEALELAHALKALADPTRLRLMSIVAASEGGEACVCDLIEPVGLSQSTVSHHLKVLTEAGFLTRSQRGTWAYFSLVPGALEGLAAVLGDA, from the coding sequence GTGTCAGTCGGCGGCGACTCCGCCGCATCCGCCGCCGCCTGCTGCGCCCCGCTCGTCACCGAGCCGCTCGGCCACGACGAGGCCCTCGAGCTCGCGCACGCGCTCAAGGCGCTCGCCGACCCGACGCGGCTGCGGCTGATGTCGATCGTCGCCGCGTCCGAGGGCGGCGAGGCGTGCGTGTGCGACCTGATCGAGCCGGTCGGGCTCAGCCAGTCCACGGTGTCGCACCACCTCAAGGTGCTGACCGAGGCCGGGTTCCTCACCCGGTCGCAGCGCGGCACCTGGGCGTACTTCTCGCTCGTGCCGGGCGCGCTCGAGGGCCTCGCCGCCGTGCTGGGCGACGCGTGA
- a CDS encoding putative F420-0 ABC transporter permease subunit, giving the protein MTQQTDASERATSAPGASVRDGADSPGRPQRGARPGLRTAGWAVLLGVALVASVVVAVTIGPASLSPADVLASVLAHLGIGEPTLSPLRDGIVWELRMPRVLTAAAVGAGLALCGAVMQALTRNPLADPYLLGLSSGASVGAVVVIVLGAGLLLPVAAFAGALVALVATLGLASAAGALTPTRTVLAGLAVSSVFGAITSLVIFWSATGDSYREILSWLLGSLAGTDWTSVAIAGGAVVLIGLPLIASARTLDAFAFGDTAAAALGVHVGRSRALLLTGTALLTGALVAVSGAIGFVGLILPHAVRLLVGSRHRALLPLSALAGALFLVWADTGARTLFDPRELPVGILTALIGGPVFALIMLRSRRIS; this is encoded by the coding sequence ATGACGCAGCAGACGGATGCCTCGGAGCGCGCGACGAGCGCGCCCGGGGCGTCCGTGCGCGACGGCGCCGACTCGCCCGGCCGGCCGCAACGCGGCGCGCGACCGGGCCTGCGCACGGCGGGCTGGGCGGTGCTGTTGGGCGTCGCCCTCGTGGCATCCGTCGTCGTGGCCGTGACCATCGGACCCGCCAGCCTCAGCCCCGCCGACGTGCTCGCGAGCGTGCTCGCGCACCTCGGCATCGGCGAGCCGACCCTGTCGCCGCTGCGCGACGGCATCGTCTGGGAACTGCGCATGCCGCGCGTGCTCACGGCCGCCGCGGTCGGCGCCGGGCTCGCGCTGTGCGGCGCCGTCATGCAGGCGCTCACGCGCAATCCGCTCGCCGACCCGTACCTGCTCGGCCTCTCGTCGGGTGCGTCGGTCGGCGCGGTCGTGGTGATCGTCCTCGGCGCAGGGCTGCTGCTGCCGGTCGCCGCGTTCGCGGGCGCACTCGTCGCACTCGTCGCGACACTCGGGCTCGCGAGCGCCGCGGGCGCGCTCACCCCGACGCGCACCGTGCTCGCCGGCCTCGCCGTGTCGAGCGTGTTCGGCGCGATCACGAGCCTCGTCATCTTCTGGAGTGCGACCGGCGACAGCTACCGCGAGATCCTCAGTTGGCTGCTCGGCTCGCTCGCGGGCACCGACTGGACGTCGGTCGCGATCGCCGGTGGCGCCGTGGTGCTCATCGGGCTGCCGCTCATCGCGAGCGCCCGCACGCTCGACGCGTTCGCGTTCGGCGACACCGCGGCCGCCGCGCTCGGCGTGCACGTCGGCCGCAGCCGCGCGCTGCTGCTCACCGGCACCGCGCTGCTCACGGGCGCGCTCGTCGCGGTCTCCGGGGCGATCGGATTCGTCGGCCTGATCCTGCCGCACGCCGTGCGCCTGCTCGTCGGCTCGCGCCACCGCGCGCTGCTGCCGCTCTCCGCGCTCGCGGGCGCGCTGTTCCTCGTCTGGGCCGACACCGGCGCGCGCACGCTGTTCGACCCGCGCGAGCTGCCCGTCGGCATCCTCACCGCCCTCATCGGCGGCCCCGTGTTCGCACTCATCATGCTCCGCAGCCGGAGGATCTCATGA